A DNA window from Myxocyprinus asiaticus isolate MX2 ecotype Aquarium Trade chromosome 15, UBuf_Myxa_2, whole genome shotgun sequence contains the following coding sequences:
- the LOC127452638 gene encoding terminal nucleotidyltransferase 5A-like produces MAEEDSAIGRVLPCNTEGSNFNVLSWEQVQRLDLILTESIPIHGKGNFPTLQMKPRQIVTAVRSRMQEQRIHVRDVRLNGSAASHVLHEDSGLGYKDLDLIFCVDLKGETEFQIVKNIVLDCLLDFLPEGVNKEKITPLTLKEAYVQKMVKVCNDSDRWSLISLSNNRGKNVELKFVDSLRRQFEFSVDSFQIKLDSLLLFHECSENPMAKTFHPTIIGESVYGDFAAALDHLRNKVICTRNPEEIRGGGLLKYCHLLVRGFRATSESEMKSLQRYMCSRFFIDFSDISEQQWKLESYLQNHFVGLEDRKYDYLMTLHGVVNESTVCLMGHERRQTLGLIAMLAVRVLAEQNIIPNVANVTCYYHPAPYVADGNFSNYYIAQVQPVFTCHQQTYSTWLPCN; encoded by the exons ATGGCTGAAGAAGACAGTGCGATCGGTCGAGTTTTACCTTGTAATACCGAGGGTAGTAACTTTAATGTGTTGAGCTGGGAGCAGGTCCAGCGTCTGGATCTCATACTGACCGAGAGCATCCCGATCCACGGCAAAGGAAACTTCCCCACGCTGCAGATGAAGCCGCGGCAGATCGTGACGGCCGTGCGGAGCCGCATGCAGGAGCAGCGCATCCATGTGCGGGACGTGAGGCTCAACGGATCCGCCGCCAGCCACGTCCTGCATGAGGACAGCGGGCTCGGCTATAAAGACCTGGACCTCATATTCTGCGTGGACCTGAAGGGAGAGACCGAGTTTCAGATCGTTAAGAACATTGTGCTGGACTGTCTTTTGGACTTTTTACCCGAGGGGGTCAACAAGGAGAAAATTACACCGTTGACCCTAAAA gaAGCATATGTGCAGAAGATGGTGAAAGTGTGCAATGATTCTGACCGCTGGAGTCTCATCTCCCTCTCCAACAACAGGGGCAAAAATGTGGAGCTCAAGTTCGTGGACTCCTTGCGTAGACAGTTTGAGTTCAGCGTTGACTCGTTCCAGATTAAACTAGACTCTCTGCTACTTTTCCATGAGTGCTCAGAGAACCCTATGGCCAAAACCTTTCACCCCACCATCATCGGCGAGAGCGTGTACGGAGACTTCGCCGCAGCTCTGGACCACCTGCGCAACAAGGTGATCTGCACAAGAAACCCCGAGGAGATCCGGGGAGGTGGTTTACTGAAGTACTGCCATCTTCTGGTGAGGGGCTTCCGAGCCACCTCGGAGTCAGAAATGAAGTCTCTACAGCGCTACATGTGCTCGCGCTTCTTCATTGACTTCTCTGATATCAGCGAGCAGCAGTGGAAGCTGGAGTCGTACCTCCAGAACCACTTTGTGGGTTTGGAGGACCGCAAGTATGATTACCTAATGACACTTCACGGGGTGGTGAATGAGAGTACGGTGTGTCTGATGGGACACGAGAGGCGGCAGACATTAGGGTTGATCGCCATGCTGGCGGTGCGTGTACTGGCCGAGCAGAACATCATACCTAACGTGGCAAATGTCACTTGCTATTACCACCCCGCACCATATGTAGCAGACGGTAACTTCAGCAATTATTACATTGCCCAAGTTCAGCCAGTATTTACCTGCCATCAACAAACCTACTCCACATGGCTACCGTGCAATTGA